A window of Zingiber officinale cultivar Zhangliang chromosome 5A, Zo_v1.1, whole genome shotgun sequence contains these coding sequences:
- the LOC121980923 gene encoding UDP-glucuronate 4-epimerase 3-like has translation MDADAAPSIPGKWKLEKPHHHHRHHRLLHRWQSLPKLVFWSFFALALFFALFLLSPSPRSHPSSSPSGTRRSLGMSTSPSWGGPAWEKRVRSSARVRRASGKSVLVTGAAGFVGMHVAAALKRRGDGVLGLDNYNAYYDPDLKRARQALLDRAGVFIVEGDINDAALLRKLFDVVPISHVMHLAAQAGVRHALTDPGSYIHSNVAGLVAVLEAAKAADPQPAVVWASSSSVYGLNSKVPFSEADRTDRPASLYAATKKAGEEIAHVYNNIYGLSITGLRFFTVYGPWGRPDMAYFFFTRDILRGKPVSIFEGPDHATVARDFTYIDDIVRGCVAAVDHAGKSTGSGGKKHGQAPFRIYNLGNTSPVSVSDLVSILEQLLKVKAVKKFVKMPRNGDVQFTHANIKLAEKELGYHPTTSLHSGLKKFVRWYLDYYSTSLSKQASEEDRSISS, from the coding sequence ATGGACGCGGACGCCGCCCCTTCCATCCCCGGCAAGTGGAAGTTGGAGAAGCCCCACCACCACCACCGCCACCACCGTCTCCTCCACCGTTGGCAAAGTCTGCCAAAATTGGTCTTTTGGTCTTTCTTCGCCCTCGCCCTCTTCTTCGCCCTGTTCCTCCTCTCCCCTTCTCCCCGTTCCCACCCTTCTTCCTCACCCTCCGGCACCCGCCGCTCCCTCGGCATGAGCACGAGTCCCTCCTGGGGCGGTCCTGCCTGGGAGAAGCGCGTCCGCTCCTCCGCCCGCGTGCGCCGCGCTTCCGGGAAGTCCGTCCTCGTCACCGGGGCCGCCGGGTTCGTCGGGATGCACGTGGCCGCCGCCCTCAAGCGCCGCGGCGACGGTGTCCTCGGCCTCGACAACTACAACGCCTACTACGATCCCGACCTGAAGCGGGCGCGCCAGGCGCTGCTCGACCGCGCGGGTGTCTTCATCGTCGAAGGCGACATCAACGACGCTGCGCTGCTCCGCAAGCTGTTCGACGTGGTGCCAATCTCTCACGTGATGCACCTCGCGGCCCAGGCCGGCGTCCGCCACGCCCTCACCGACCCCGGTTCCTATATCCACTCCAACGTCGCGGGGCTCGTCGCTGTGCTGGAAGCCGCCAAGGCGGCGGACCCTCAGCCCGCGGTCGTATGGGCCTCTTCCTCCTCTGTCTACGGGCTCAACTCCAAGGTCCCTTTCTCAGAGGCCGACCGCACCGACCGACCGGCGTCGCTCTACGCCGCGACCAAGAAAGCAGGGGAGGAGATCGCCCACGTGTACAACAATATATACGGCCTCTCCATCACCGGCCTCCGCTTCTTCACCGTCTACGGCCCCTGGGGGCGGCCCGACATggcctacttcttcttcacccgCGATATCCTCCGTGGGAAGCCCGTCTCCATCTTCGAAGGCCCTGATCACGCGACGGTCGCCCGCGACTTCACCTACATCGATGACATCGTGAGAGGCTGTGTCGCTGCCGTCGACCACGCTGGGAAGAGTACTGGAAGCGGTGGAAAGAAGCACGGGCAGGCACCCTTCCGAATCTATAACCTCGGCAACACATCCCCTGTTTCCGTCTCCGATTTAGTCTCCATCCTCGAGCAGCTTCTCAAGGTTAAGGCCGTCAAGAAGTTTGTGAAAATGCCCAGGAACGGGGACGTACAATTCACCCACGCCAATATTAAGCTCGCGGAGAAGGAGCTTGGTTACCATCCAACGACTTCCCTCCATTCCGGACTCAAGAAATTTGTTCGTTGGTACCTCGACTACTACTCCACATCCTTAAGCAAGCAGGCCAGCGAAGAAGATAGAAGCATTAGCAGCTAG
- the LOC121980924 gene encoding uncharacterized protein LOC121980924, which yields FTLQGKNKVTAPDVAEFVSALAAGGGARLLVDVPAGPAGPTTLALLTAAQQTGGRAACIVRGPEELRASIEFLGPELTARVNLVVGDAARLLPAGADFVLVDCRLENHARVFGAAQAGAAEAGGGLVVVRNAALCDLPAVDGGGGGLRVDLLPIGGGLRVCRVPTAARRSQWVVRVDECSGEEHVFRITSPRKKWIEAS from the coding sequence TTTACACTGCAGGGGAAGAACAAGGTAACGGCGCCCGACGTGGCGGAATTCGTGTCGGCGTTGGCCGCCGGTGGCGGCGCCCGTCTGCTGGTCGACGTGCCTGCGGGCCCGGCCGGGCCCACGACGCTCGCGCTGCTCACGGCGGCCCAGCAGACAGGCGGCCGTGCGGCCTGCATCGTCCGTGGGCCCGAGGAGCTACGAGCCTCGATTGAGTTCCTCGGCCCAGAACTTACCGCCCGAGTCAACCTCGTCGTCGGCGACGCCGCCCGCCTCCTCCCCGCAGGCGCAGACTTTGTGCTCGTTGACTGCCGCCTCGAGAACCACGCGCGCGTCTTCGGGGCGGCGCAGGCGGGCGCAGCCGAGGCCGGCGGCGGCCTCGTGGTGGTCCGCAACGCCGCACTATGCGACCTGCCCGCCGTCGACGGCGGCGGTGGGGGGCTGAGAGTGGATCTGCTGCCGATAGGCGGCGGGCTGAGGGTGTGCAGGGTGCCGACGGCGGCGAGGCGGAGCCAGTGGGTGGTGCGGGTGGACGAGTGCAGCGGCGAGGAGCACGTGTTCAGGATCACGTCGCCTCGGAAGAAATGGATCGAAGCTTCTTAA